Proteins encoded by one window of Elephas maximus indicus isolate mEleMax1 chromosome 5, mEleMax1 primary haplotype, whole genome shotgun sequence:
- the GAR1 gene encoding H/ACA ribonucleoprotein complex subunit 1, whose protein sequence is MSFRGGGRGGFNRGGGGGGFSRGGGSNNHFRGGGGGNFRGGSGGGRGGFGRGGGRGGFNKFQDQGPPERVVLLGEFMHPCEDDLVCKCVTDENKVPYFNAPVYLENKEQIGKVDEIFGQLRDFYFSVKLSENMKASSFKKLQKFYIDPFKLLPLQRFLPRPPGEKGPPRGGGRGGRGGGRGGGGRGGGRGGGFRGGRGGGGGFRGGRGGGGFRGRGH, encoded by the exons ATGTCTTTTCGAGGCGGAGGTCGTGGAGGCTTTAAtcgaggtggtggaggtggcggCTTCAGTCGCGGCGGCGGCAGCAACAACCACTTCCGAGGTGGAGGCGGCGGCAATTTCagaggcggcagcggcggcggcagaGGCGGATTTGGACGAGGGGGTGGCCGTGGAGGCTTTAACAAATTCCAAGACCAAGGACCTCCAGAACGTGTAGTTT TGTTAGGAGAGTTCATGCACCCCTGTGAAGATGACCTTGTTTGTAAATGTGTCACAGATGAAAATAAGGTGCCTTACTTCAATGCACCTGTTTATTTAGAAAACAAAGAACAGATTGGAAAAGTGGATGAAATATTTGGACAGCTTAGAGATTTT TATTTTTCAGTTAAATTGTCAGAAAACATGAAGGCATCTTCCTTTAAAAAACTACAGAAG TTTTATATAGATCCATTTAAACTGCTCCCACTGCAGAGGTTTCTACCTCGACCTCCAGGTGAGAAAGGACCTCCAAGAGGTGGTGGCAGGGGAGGtcgaggaggaggaagaggaggaggtggcAGAGGCGGTGGTAGAGGTG gtggtttTAGAGGTGgaagaggaggaggtggaggcttcagaggaggaagagggggTGGTGGTTTCAGAG GGAGAGGACATTAA